GTAAACGTCGAAGAGGCGCTTGCGGAGCGCATTGAACTGCAGGGCATCAAAAAGGTCTTCGATGGCTTCGCGGTCGGGGCGCTGGGCCGCCATGGCGTCCAGGTCCACCGGCAGGTCCAGATCCCGCAGCAGGCGGTTCAGGCGGCGGTTGCGCTTGACGTCCTCAATGTTGGCGCGGAGGGAGTCCCCCACTTTGCCCTTGATGCTGTCCAGGTTTTCGAGAATGCCCTCGAGTCCGCCGTACTGCTTGATCCACTTGGCAGCGGTCTTGGGGCCCACCCCGGGCACGCCGGGAAGGTTGTCGGCGGATTCCCCCACCAGGGCAGCGAGGTCCGAATATTTATCCGGCGGGACCAGGTACTTTGCCTCGACTGCGGCAGCGTCCATGCGCGGCAGGTCGGAGACACCCTTCTTGGGATAGAAAACGGTGACGCGGTCATCCACAAGCTGGAAGGCGTCGCGGTCTCCGGACACCACCATGACGTCCCAGTTCCGGGCCGAGGCCTTTTCCGCCAGCGTGGCCAGGATGTCGTCTGCCTCGTAGCCGTCCATGGAAAGGGTGGGGATGCGCATGGCTTCCATGACCTTGATGATCAGGTCTATCTGGCCGTGGAACTCCTCAGGAGTCTTGTTGCGTCCACCTTTGTATTCCGTGTACTCCTCGGAACGGAAGGTGGGGGTGTCGAGGTCGAAGGCCACCGCCACGTGGGTGGGCTTCTCCTCCTTGATGAGGTTGATGAGCATGGAGGTGAACCCGTACACCGCGTTGGTGTGCTGACCGGTGTCAGTGGAGAAGTTTTCCGCCGGCAGGGCGTAGAAGGCGCGGAAGGCCATCGAATGGCCGTCGATCACCAACAGCCTGCTGTGTCCCCCGGCAGAAACGGTTCCGAGCGTTTCCTGGACGGCCGCGTCACTAGATGCGGGGGTCTGTTCAAGAACGGTTTCAGCAGGGGTTTCGGCTTGGATATCGGCCAGTTTGGTAGATTCACTCACAGGTGTAAGCCTAGTTGGCATGAGCGACATTTTCACGCCGGGCGCCGGCGCACCGGCCGAGCCAGCCAACGAGTACACCGATCAGTTGAACGAGGCGGGAGTCCCGCCTGAAATGCACAGCTGGCTGAGTGCCAACGGAGTCGGGCCCCTGGTCGTGAAGATGGGTATCCGTTTTTCGGAAATGAGTGCTGAGCGGCTGGTGGCCACCATGCCCGTGGCCGGCAACGAGCAGGTGGCCGGGATTCTGCACGGCGGCGCCCATCTGGTGCTGGCCGAGACTCTGGGTTCTTTCGGTGCAGCGCTGCACGCGGGCCCCGGGCGGCAGGCCCTCGGTATCGAAATCGGTGCCACCCATCACCGCGCCATCGCGTCGGGCACCGTTACGGGGACGGCAACCGCCATTCATCTGGGTGGCACCCTGGTGACGCATGAAGTGGTCATGACCGACGAAGAGGGCCGCCGCCTGAGCACTGCGCGCATCACGAACATGATCCGCGACGCCCGCTGAGACGCCCCCGCCGCTCGGTCACGCCACCCGAACTCCGGGAGAAGCAGGCGCTGCTGATCTGTAGCGGTGACCCGTGGGCGTGACGGTTTCAACGGTATGGGCGGCACCGAGCTCACCGTTCGATACCGAGCAGGCCCAACCCGGCGCCTCTTTGGCGTGATTGCAGGCCTCGCACAATCCCTGCACATTGTTGGCGGTGGTTGTGCCGCCAACATGCCAGGGTTTGATGTGGTCGAAGTGCCGGATGGGCGCCCCGCACCACGGCATCCGGCAGTTTTGGTCCCGTGCGGCTATGAAGCGCGCCAGTCCTGCCGGAACCAGCCGCGCCTTCGAATCCATGTCGACCAGCCGGCCGGTGGACGGAGCCGTAAACAGCCGCCGCAGCCACACCTCCGTTGCCGTGTTGCCGGAACTGCCGGAGTTGCGGGAACCGTCGTTGCTGACCGATGCTTCGAGCTTCCCCCGGACCAGATCACGGGCAAACTGTGCCGGGATTACCCCATACCCGGGAAGGACAGCAGGCTCGGCAACACCGGCCAGCAGCGTCTGATCCGTCATGACCAGCTGTACCTCCACGCGCACATCACCTGCCTTGGACCGCCCGGTGATGCGCTCCACCAGCGTGTCAGCCATGATTTGGCCGCGGCCCCGCGAATCCCCCGCCGCCCGCAGCCGGTCCGCCTCCCGTGCAAGCGTGGCGAAGACCTCCACCCCATGGGCGACAGGCAGCAGTCCGGTCAGATAGGTCATGGTGTCCGGAGCCGGACGGCAGGACACAAAACGCTCTGACTCGGCCTTGGCAGCCCGGTTCACCACTGACGCCGGATCCATCCCGTAGGCAAGGCCCTTAATCCGCGCGATCAGCTGTCTGTCCCCCAGCGCTTCGAGTTCTGCCGGATTCCCCGCCAGCATGTCATCGATCCGTTGCCGGTCCGCAAGTGTGAGACATGCGGTTTCCCTGGCAAGGATCGTTGCCCGCCATTCGCTGATGAATCCCCCGGACAGGGCCTGCAGGGTTTTCGGCATTTCCTTGGTCAGGATGCGGGCCAAACCAAGCAGCTGGGTTCCCCGGTGCGGTGATTCCCGTCGGGCGAAGCCAATTTGAGCCCCGATGCCTTTACCCAACTGCTCCTTTTGAACTCCGGCGTCCGCTTGACTGCGGCGTACCGCAGAGTCGACGAGGGCAGCGGCCCGCGCCTGGGCGGCCGACGCTGCAGCTTTGAGTTCTTCCAACGCGCGGATCTGGTCAATCAACTCCGGCCCCGCAGGGCATGCCGGGCCGTCCGCTTCTGCCGGCCCTGCTGCAACTTTGGCCAGCTCTTCCATCCAGATACGGATAGACGCATCCTGAGCTACAACCCGTGGTTTATCGAACATACGTACTATTTTATTGGTCCACGACGACGATAAACAGGGATAATCGCTTACAGAGTTACTGGTGATCTACTCGAATTAAGGGAAAGCCCCGGTCTTGCGCGCGTAGTGCAGCCACGCCGCCTCACCAGACTCACCAAGACTCATCTACCGGCGCAGATCATATCGCCGCTGCAGCACTGCACTCCCCAAGGAACGCTCCTTCACACCGGCAGGATCAATACCTTCCACCACGTGCGCCAGCTCGCGGCCGCTGCCCGGGGAAATGGGCAAAACGGTGACCACCAGTTCATCCACCAGCCCGGAATCCAGAAACTGCCCCGCCAGGTTTCCACCCCCGGTCAACACCACGTCCCTCTGGCCGGCGTCGTGCAGGATGTCCGGATGGAATTCAGCAACATCGCCGCGCACAAAAGTAATATCCGCCCCGGAAATCCCCGGAAACTCGTGATGGGTAAAGACCCACACGGGAATGCTCCCGAACGGCCAGGACCCGGGATCCGCCACGAAAGAGCGGTAGGTTTCAGCTCCCATCGCTACCGCACCGGCAGCGGCGAGGAATTCTGCGACGTGCGCCTCCGCCTCCGGGGCACCCGCATGCTCCGGGGCACCCGCAAACGTCCGGAGCCATTCCCCCGGGCCCGGCGCCTGCGCGATGAATCCATCCTGCGACGCTGCAACATAGTAGATAGTTCCGGCCATGCCGCCCATGCTAGCCGCGCGGCTCCGCAAGCACAGGCCCCGGCGCGGTCCTCCGCCTCGGCCCAGCTGAATCCCGCAGAATCGAGCTGAGGAATACCTCACCCTGCCCGCCGGTTGGGACCTACTGGAGAGCAGCGCGAACCACCAGCGCCGGGACCTGCCACTGGGCAACTGCGGCGCGATCTACAGAAAGACTTTTTTGTGAACCTTTTTTCACCGTTGACCCTCGGCGGCATTGAACTGCCCAACCGCCTGATCATGGCGCCGCTGACACGGACGCGCAGCGGCCGCGACGGCGTACCCACAGCCCTGATGGCCGAGCACTACAGCCAGCGTGCTTCCCTGGGCCTGATCGTCAGCGAGGGAACCTATCCCTCGTTCGCAGGACAGGGCTTCACGGGTCAGCCCGGCCTGGTGACGGATGAGCAGATTGCCGGCTGGAAGAACGTTACGGATGCCGTCCACGCTGCCGGAGGGCGCATTGTTGCCCAGGTCATGCATGCCGGCCGGGTGACCCACCCGGGAACCAACGGCGGCCGCGAGGTGGTGGCTCCCAGCGCCATCGCGATTGACGGCGTCACCCGCACCTACGACGGCAAGCAGCCCTTCCCTGTGCCCCATGCCCTTACCGAGGCCGAACTGCCGGGTGTCATCGACGAATTCGTTGCCGGTTCGGCGGCGGCCATGAAGGCAGGGTTCGACGGCGTCGAACTGCACGGCGCCAATGGTTACCTGCTCCATGAATTCCTGTCTGCGGAGTCCAACCAGCGCACCGACAGCTACGGCGGAACTCCGGAGAACCGCGCACGCTTTGTCATTGAGGTCTATCGGGCGGTGGCTGAAGCCATCGGCGCTGACCGCACCGGCATTCGGATTTCTCCGGAGCACAACGTCCAGGGTGCACTGGAAACCAACCCGGCAGAGGTCCTGGCAACGTACACCGCCCTGGTGGAGGGCATTGCACCCCTGAAACCGGCGTTCCTGAGCATCCTGCACCAGGACCCCTCGGACATCATGGTTCAGGCACTGCGCCGCAGCTTCGGCGGCCCGGTCCTCCTGAACTCGGGCTTTGGCGTCATCACGACCCGGGAAGAAGCCATTGGCATGATGGAGGACGACCTGTGCGACGGCGTGGTGGTGGGCCGGCCCGCAATCGCGAACCCGGACCTGGTGCGCCGCTGGCAGGAAGACCTGCCTCTGAACACCCCTGACCCGCGCACCTTCTACACTGACGGCGCTGCCGGCTACACGGACTATCCCGCCTACGCTGACGCCGTCTAAGGTCCGGGGGCAGCTGTAGGGGCACCGGAAACAAGCACGGAAAAGCCCGGCGACGACGGCCACCTCAGTGGCCGCCGTCGCCGGGCTTTAGTGTTTTCCGGTTAGCGCTAGGCGGCAGCCCTCCCGCTAGAAGTGCAGAGCCGGGACAATCAGGTAAACGCCGAACAGCACAGCCGCCCCGCACAGTGCAAAGCACGCGTACGCGCCGGCCTTGACCAGCACGAGCCTGCCCTGGGCTGCGGGGCTGGGCCGGGCATCGGATGAGATTGCATAAAGGCGTACGCCGGTTGAATACAGCCCGACGACGAGGAGTGTCGCCACAAGGGTGACCAGGGCCACCACAAGGTAGGCAAGCCAGTCGATGCTCATTTGGAGTGTTCCTTATCCATGGGTCGGGCGGATGCTTCCGGTGCCCCGGGGGAAACCGAGCTCCCGGAGCGGGACTTGCCCTTCTTGATGCGCACAGCACCGCCGGCATTGTCGATGTTGCTCACGGCATTGTCATGGCCCACCCGGTTGCGGCGGGACCAGAGGAAGATGAACAGGATGATGGCCAGGCCCAGGATGCCGTCAATGGTTACGCCGATCATTCCCGTACCGGCCACCGCTGCAGCCCCAGCTCCCATGACAGCAGCGGCCGGGAGGGTGAGCAGCCAGCCGCCGGCAATCCTGCGCGCCGTACCCCAGCGGACCTCGGCACCCTTGCGTCCAAGGCCGGATCCAATCACCGAACCCGAGGCGACCTGTGTGGTGGACAGGGCCATGCCCAGATGAGTCGACGCCAGGATCGCTGCCGCCGTGCTGGTCTCGGCCGCAAATCCCTGAGCCGGTTTGACGTCCGTCAGGCCGGTGCCCATGGTGCGGATGATCCGCCAGCCGCCGGCATAGGTGCCTGCGGCGATGGCGAAGGCACAGGCTGCAACCACCCACAGCACCGGGCCGGTTCCAACGGTCTGGAAACCGCCGGAGATCAGTACCAGCGTGATCACGCCCATGGTCTTCTGAGCATCGTTGGTGCCGTGCGCCAGGGCCACGAGAGAGGAGGAGAAGATCTGTGCGTAGCGGAAACCGCCGCGCTTGCGGGGCAGCTTGTCGCCGGAATCCGGATCATGCCGGCGCGTGATGGAGTAAGCCAGCTTGGTGGCCAAATACGCTACGGACAGCGCAATTGCCGGTGCGATGAACGCCGGCAGGATGACCTTGGACATCAGCACGGAATAGTCCACGGCGCCAAAACCCGCACCCACAACCGCCGCGCCGATCAGACCGCCGAAGAGAGCGTGGGAGGAGCTGGAAGGAAGACCCAGCAGCCACGTGATCAGGTTCCAGATCACAGCGCCAAGCAGACCGGCGAAGATCATGACCGGGGTGATTTGGATGCCGCCGTCGCCTTCGCGGATGATGCCGCCGGAAATGGTCTTGGCTACCTCTGTAGACAGGAAAGCCCCCACGAGGTTCAGCACCGCCGCCAGGGCTACGGCGGTCTTTGGCTTGATTGCGCCGGTGGCAATGGGGGTTGCCATTGCGTTGGCTGTGTCGTGAAAGCCGTTGGTGAAGTCGAAAAATAATGCGAGCGCAATCACCAGCGCCACCATGAGGGTGAGGTCCACCAGGTACCCTAACTGAAAAATAAGAAGGAAATAGAAGTCCGTCAAAACATTCGCGGCCGCATCCGGGGCCTTCGATACTGCAGACCGCGGCGGCAGCATATCTCCGGTGTGCGCCGAAACGCTCCTGATGTGCGGGCGCACTGTCCCCGAGGGGACCAGCACCCAGAATATGCCAGATAGATCCTATGCTCTGAACCAACCAGGGACACAAAAGCCGGGGTGTGTGTTTGGTCTCGAACAGGTGTGCCCAGACCGGCAGGCACCCCTGGACACGCCCCTAGATCCGCAGCCCTGTAGTGGGCGGCGCTGTGCCGAGTTCCACGTCAATCAGGGTGTTGGGCGCCGGGAGGATGACCCGGCGCGTGTGGGAGGTGGCACCGTCCGGCTCCACGACGGTCAGGATGTACGTTCCGGGACGGGGAAGCGGCAGCTCGTAGTTGCCGGCGTTGTCTGAGTGCACGGCAACTGTTTCTCCCTCCGACGGCCGTACAAGGACCACCAGGGCCCCGTCCACCGGACGGTTGTCGTGGGTGATCTTTCCGGTAAGGGTTAGCCGTGCCTTGAACCGGATGTCATGGCTGTGCGGAACTCCGGGAAAGGTGAGGGTCTCTGAAACGGGCCGCCACTGGTGCTGGGTCGCGATGAGGAGGTACTGGCCGTCTCCCGGGAGCACGACGGCGTAGCGCCCGCGGTCGTCCGCCCGGTCCCAGTCCACCTGCTGGCCCCGGCGGTCCGTGGCCAGGACCACGCCGCCGGGAACCGGGGTCCGGCCGTCGTCGGCCAACAGAGTTCCGGTAACCATAATCTCCTGCTTGGCGTCCACCGGGGGCGGCTGGACCTGGCCGGGCTCCGCATGCAGCGCCGGGTGTGTTGCCTCCCGGCGCACGGAGCGGGGAATGAAGCAGGAGATGCCCGTGGCCAGCAGCGCGGCACACCCGGCCATCGCGAAGATTGCCCGGAAAGCGTCCACCCCCGGAAAGACGGTGCCGTCCACTCTGATCGTGATGGAAACAAGAATGGTGGCAACGGCAGCACTGCAGGTTGAGGTACCCACCGACCTCAGCAGAGTATTCACGCCGTTGGCTGCTGCGGTGTCAGTGAGCGGAACGTTGCTCATGATGAGAGTTGGCATGGCTGCCATGGCTACGGCGGTTCCGACGGAAATGATCACGGCGCCGATAATGATGCCCGTGACGGTGTGGACAAGTACCACCCGTGACATGTAGCCCGCCGCCATGACGGCACAGCCCAGGACCATGGTGGATTTCGCACCGAAGGTATTGGTGACAAAGGCGGACAGCGGCGCAGCCGCCACCATGGCCAGGCCGGCGGGGATCATGGTGAGCCCGGCCACCAGCACGCTCAGCCCGAAACCGAATCCGCTCTCCTTGGACAGCTGCAGCTGCTGGGTTGTGACCAGCATGTTGGCATACATGGAGAATCCCACCAGGACGGTCGCCGCGTTCGTCAGCAGCACCGGACGCCGCGCCGATGTCCGCAAATCCACCAGCGGCTGCCCCTTGCGCAGCTCCAGGGGAAACCAGAACGCCAGGAGCACTGCGGCGGCAGCAAACAATCCGAGGATTGCGTCACTGGTCCAGCCCCAGACACCGCCCTTGCTGATCGCCAGCAGCAGCGCCGTCATGGCGCCCGAGAGCAGCAGTGCACCCTCATAGTCAAAGCGGCCGGGCGTGCGGACCCGGGACTCCGGTACAAAAACCACGACGGCGGCAAAGATGACCACCGCGATGAGGCCCACGACCCAAAAGGTCGCCTGCCAGCCCAGGTTTTCGTAGATGAATCCTGACAAGGGCAGTCCCAGGGCGCTGCCGATGCCGAAACTGGCACTCATGAGGGACACGGCCCCGGCAATTTTTTGCTGTGGCAGCGCGTCGCGCAGGATGCTGATTCCCACCGGGATCACCGCTCCGGCAAAGCCCTGGAGAGCACGTCCCACCAGTGCCCAGAAAAATGTTCCGCCGACGGATGCGGTGAAGGCGCCAACGACCATCATGGCCATGGCGATCAGCAGCATCCTTTTTTTGCCGAACATGTCGGCCAGTTTCGAAACGATGGGTGTCGCCACTGCGGCCGTGAGAAGGGTGACAGTCACGAGCCAGGACACGTCGTCGCTGGTCACACCGAAGATTCGCGGGTACTCCGGAAGCAGCGGCACCACCGCCGTCTTCTCCAGGGACACGGCGATTCCGCCGCATCCCAGGGTGGCGATGACCACCCAGTCCGGAAATTTCCGCCTGCTGCCCCCGTTGCCGGTGCCGGTCCGCTCCGATGGCGCGTTGCTCATCGGAGTGCTGCTAGCCGCGGGAGATGGGCACCTTGGTGGATGAAGACCCAACCTCAGGCACCGGCACCCGAACCTCCAGGACGCCGTCGTTGTAGGACGCAGTGACGTTGTCCTGGCTGGATCCGGCGGGCAGGGGAATGTCGCGCGTGAAGGAGCCGTAACGGAATTCGCTGCGGTAACCGTTCTTGTCCTTGTGTTCGGACTCTTCGCGGCGCTCGCCCTTGATGTGCAGCACACCGTCACTGACGGAAACGTCCAAGTCCTTGTCCGGGTCGATGTTGGGCAGTTCGGCCTTCACCACCATGCTGGAACCGTCCCGGTATTCCTCCACGGGAAACGCCGGCACCTCCCAGTCGCCCTCGAAGAATTTGCGCACTGGTTCGGGCAGTTCAAACCGGTCACGCCGCGCTAGTCCAGCCATGGGAAATCTCCTTGCAGCTCTGATGATGCGAGATAAAGCTCGGTCTGTGGAACACGCTGTGCGGTTCACACGCTACGCGCGGCACGCTCGCCCGCTCAACCATCCGAGGCCGTCCGGGCGTCTGAAGCACCGGAACAACATCTGTTTGCTCCGTCCCGGCGGCGGGGACCCCGTGGGGGCTGGTGTGGCCATTTTGCCGCACGTAGTGTTTTTGATGCGCGCCCCTTGAGATATTCCTGGCTGCCGTTCACTGCGGCCCGGTGCCGGTCTCGGCATCGCCGATGAAAGGTCACAACCCATGGCACAAAAACGGGACAAAAACACCCTGTCGGTTAATCCGCTCTTCGCCCGTCCGGGTGAAGACACCATTGCACTGAAAACCAAGCTGGCCGACGGACAGATGATGCCGGAAACGGCATATCAAATTGTTCATGACGAAACCATGCTGGACGGAAACGCCCGGCTGAATCTGGCTACGTTCGTAAGCACCTGGATGGACGACCACGCCAACAGGCTGTACGCCGAGACATACGACAAAAACATGATTGACAAGGACGAGTATCCGCAGACCGCCCAGATTGAGCAGAACTGCTGGAAGATTCTTGCCGACCTGTGGCACTCGCCGGACCCCGAAGGAACCATCGGCACCTCCACTGTGGGTTCCTCGGAGGCCTGCATGCTGGGCGGACTCGCGCTCAAGCGGCTGTGGCAGAGCGCCCGCAGGGCGGACGGGAAGCCAACGGACAAACCCAACCTGGTCATGAGTTCTGCAGTCCAGGTCTGCTGGGAGAAGTTCTGCAACTATTTCGACGTCGAGGCCCGGCTGGTGCCCATCAGCGAAGAGCACAAGTGCCTGGACGGCTTCGAACTGGAAAAGTACGTCGATGAAAACACCATTGGTGTGGTTGCCATCATGGGCGTCACCTACACCGGCATGTATGAACCGGTAAAGCAGATCGCCGCGAAGCTCGACGATATCCAGGCCTCGACGGGACTGGACATCAACATTCATGTGGACGCAGCATCAGGCGGAATGATCGCCCCGTTCATCCAGCAGGATCTTGAGTGGGACTTCAAGATCGACCGGGTCCACTCCATCAGCACCTCGGGCCATAAGTACGGGCTTGTGTACCCGGGACTCGGCTGGGTGGTGTGGCGCGAACGCCAGTGGCTGCCCGAGGACCTGATCTTCTATGTGAGCTATCTGGGCGGAGACATGCCCACGTTCGCCCTGAACTTTTCGCGGCCCGGAGCCCAGGTCGTCCTGCAGTTCTATTTGTTCCTGCGGCTGGGGCGCGAGGGGTACGCCAAGATCCAGCAGGCCTGCCAGGACGTTGCGGTCTATCTGTCCTCCGGCATCAGTGAAATGGGACCGTTTGAGTTGTGGAACGACGGCACGGACATCCCGGTGTTTGCCTGGCGGCTCAAAGAGGGCCACACGGACAAGTGGACCCTGTATGACCTGGCCGAACGGCTGCGAACCAGAGGGTGGCTGGTGCCGGCTTATCCCATGCCCAGCAACCTGGAGAAGCTGACAGTAGAGCGGATCGTCGTCCGCAACGGCCTCAGCATGGATCTGGCGGACAGTCTCCTGGAAGACATCCGGAAGGAAACCGAGTACCTCGATCGGCTTGAATCGCCGATGCCGCAGGAGTCAGCACAGCCTGGCTTCCATCACTAGCCTCGGGAGGTGAGTGCAATGAGTGATCCCACTGCATCGAGCGGTTCATCAGCGGCGGGTTCGGGCGCATCCGGCCCCAAGACACCTACGCCGACTCAGACATCGAAAAAATCCAAGCAGGCCGCGACCATTACCATTGGCGCCCTGGCCGTCATGAACATCGTGGCGGTGGTCAGCCTCCGGGGCCTGCCCTCGGAGGCGGAATACGGACTGAGCTCCATCTTCTACTACGTGCTCGCTGCCGTGGTGTTCCTGATTCCGGTATCCCTGGTGGCCGCAGAGCTGGCAACAGGTTGGCCGGAGACCGGCGGTGTCTTCCGCTGGGTCGGTGAGGCCTTCGGGCCGCGCTGGGCCTTCCTGGCCATGTTCATGCTGTTCATCGAAGTCACCATCTGGTTCCCCACCGTGTTGACCTTTGGTGCGGTGTCACTGGCTTATACCGGGGAGAACCAGAACATAGACGCGCAGCTGGCAGGCAACAAAGTCTTTGTCCTGGCCGTGGTGCTGGTGGTGTACTGGCTCGCGACGTTCATTGCCTTCCGCGGAGCAGCGGCCTTCTCCAAGGTCAGCCAGTGGGGCGGGATCGTCGGCACCATCATTCCGGCGATCATCCTCATCGTTCTTGGATTTTCCTATTACTTCGCGGGCAACACCCCGCAGATCCAGATGGGCTGGGGAGAGCTCATCCCTGATTTCTCCAACTTCTCCAACGTGGTGTTGGCGGCGAGCATCTTCCTGTTCTATGCGGGCATGGAGATGAACGCCATCCACGTAAAGGAAGTCAAGAATCCAACCCGCGATTATCCGATTGCTGTGCTCATTGCGGCGGCTGGAACGGTCATCATCTTTGTCCTGGGCACGCTCGCCATTGCGTTTGTGGTTCCCCAGGCGGATATCAACCTGACCCAAAGCCTGCTCACGTCCTACAACGACATGTTCGAGTGGGCCGGAATTGGATGGGCGGGCCCGATTGTCGCAGTCATGCTTCTGATCGGTGTACTGGCCGGCGTGGTCACGTGGGTGGCTGGCCCCTCAACGGGCTTGCTCACCGTCGCAAGGGCAGGTTACCTGCCCCGCTTCTGGCAGCACACCAACAAGCACGGCATGGGTACCCACATCCTGTTCTTCCAGGCCTTCGCTGTTACCGGACTGGGCTTCATCTACGTTGTTCTTCCGTCAGTGCAGGCCGCGTATCAGATCCTGAGCCAGCTCACGGTGATTCTTTATCTGATCATGTACCTGCTGATGTTCGCCGGCGCCATTTACCTGAGGTTCAGCCAGCCGAACCGGCCGCGCCCCTACCGGGTTCCGGGCGGGAACGTTGGCATGTGGCTTATTGGCGGTCTCGGATTCCTGGGGTCCCTGGTGGCCTTTATCTTCAGCTTCATTCCCCCGGACCAGATTTCCGTCGGATCGCCCGCTGTGTACGTGGGCATCCTGGTGGGAGGGGCGGCGGTGTTCGTGATCCTGCCGCTGGTGATTTACGCTCTGCGCAAGCCGCACTGGCGGGATCCTGAGAGCAACTTCGAGCCGTTCACGT
This genomic interval from Arthrobacter sunyaminii contains the following:
- a CDS encoding Hsp20/alpha crystallin family protein, whose amino-acid sequence is MAGLARRDRFELPEPVRKFFEGDWEVPAFPVEEYRDGSSMVVKAELPNIDPDKDLDVSVSDGVLHIKGERREESEHKDKNGYRSEFRYGSFTRDIPLPAGSSQDNVTASYNDGVLEVRVPVPEVGSSSTKVPISRG
- a CDS encoding HNH endonuclease yields the protein MFDKPRVVAQDASIRIWMEELAKVAAGPAEADGPACPAGPELIDQIRALEELKAAASAAQARAAALVDSAVRRSQADAGVQKEQLGKGIGAQIGFARRESPHRGTQLLGLARILTKEMPKTLQALSGGFISEWRATILARETACLTLADRQRIDDMLAGNPAELEALGDRQLIARIKGLAYGMDPASVVNRAAKAESERFVSCRPAPDTMTYLTGLLPVAHGVEVFATLAREADRLRAAGDSRGRGQIMADTLVERITGRSKAGDVRVEVQLVMTDQTLLAGVAEPAVLPGYGVIPAQFARDLVRGKLEASVSNDGSRNSGSSGNTATEVWLRRLFTAPSTGRLVDMDSKARLVPAGLARFIAARDQNCRMPWCGAPIRHFDHIKPWHVGGTTTANNVQGLCEACNHAKEAPGWACSVSNGELGAAHTVETVTPTGHRYRSAAPASPGVRVA
- a CDS encoding hotdog fold thioesterase — translated: MSDIFTPGAGAPAEPANEYTDQLNEAGVPPEMHSWLSANGVGPLVVKMGIRFSEMSAERLVATMPVAGNEQVAGILHGGAHLVLAETLGSFGAALHAGPGRQALGIEIGATHHRAIASGTVTGTATAIHLGGTLVTHEVVMTDEEGRRLSTARITNMIRDAR
- a CDS encoding glutamate decarboxylase, whose translation is MAQKRDKNTLSVNPLFARPGEDTIALKTKLADGQMMPETAYQIVHDETMLDGNARLNLATFVSTWMDDHANRLYAETYDKNMIDKDEYPQTAQIEQNCWKILADLWHSPDPEGTIGTSTVGSSEACMLGGLALKRLWQSARRADGKPTDKPNLVMSSAVQVCWEKFCNYFDVEARLVPISEEHKCLDGFELEKYVDENTIGVVAIMGVTYTGMYEPVKQIAAKLDDIQASTGLDINIHVDAASGGMIAPFIQQDLEWDFKIDRVHSISTSGHKYGLVYPGLGWVVWRERQWLPEDLIFYVSYLGGDMPTFALNFSRPGAQVVLQFYLFLRLGREGYAKIQQACQDVAVYLSSGISEMGPFELWNDGTDIPVFAWRLKEGHTDKWTLYDLAERLRTRGWLVPAYPMPSNLEKLTVERIVVRNGLSMDLADSLLEDIRKETEYLDRLESPMPQESAQPGFHH
- a CDS encoding MFS transporter, whose translation is MSNAPSERTGTGNGGSRRKFPDWVVIATLGCGGIAVSLEKTAVVPLLPEYPRIFGVTSDDVSWLVTVTLLTAAVATPIVSKLADMFGKKRMLLIAMAMMVVGAFTASVGGTFFWALVGRALQGFAGAVIPVGISILRDALPQQKIAGAVSLMSASFGIGSALGLPLSGFIYENLGWQATFWVVGLIAVVIFAAVVVFVPESRVRTPGRFDYEGALLLSGAMTALLLAISKGGVWGWTSDAILGLFAAAAVLLAFWFPLELRKGQPLVDLRTSARRPVLLTNAATVLVGFSMYANMLVTTQQLQLSKESGFGFGLSVLVAGLTMIPAGLAMVAAAPLSAFVTNTFGAKSTMVLGCAVMAAGYMSRVVLVHTVTGIIIGAVIISVGTAVAMAAMPTLIMSNVPLTDTAAANGVNTLLRSVGTSTCSAAVATILVSITIRVDGTVFPGVDAFRAIFAMAGCAALLATGISCFIPRSVRREATHPALHAEPGQVQPPPVDAKQEIMVTGTLLADDGRTPVPGGVVLATDRRGQQVDWDRADDRGRYAVVLPGDGQYLLIATQHQWRPVSETLTFPGVPHSHDIRFKARLTLTGKITHDNRPVDGALVVLVRPSEGETVAVHSDNAGNYELPLPRPGTYILTVVEPDGATSHTRRVILPAPNTLIDVELGTAPPTTGLRI
- a CDS encoding inorganic phosphate transporter; this encodes MDLTLMVALVIALALFFDFTNGFHDTANAMATPIATGAIKPKTAVALAAVLNLVGAFLSTEVAKTISGGIIREGDGGIQITPVMIFAGLLGAVIWNLITWLLGLPSSSSHALFGGLIGAAVVGAGFGAVDYSVLMSKVILPAFIAPAIALSVAYLATKLAYSITRRHDPDSGDKLPRKRGGFRYAQIFSSSLVALAHGTNDAQKTMGVITLVLISGGFQTVGTGPVLWVVAACAFAIAAGTYAGGWRIIRTMGTGLTDVKPAQGFAAETSTAAAILASTHLGMALSTTQVASGSVIGSGLGRKGAEVRWGTARRIAGGWLLTLPAAAVMGAGAAAVAGTGMIGVTIDGILGLAIILFIFLWSRRNRVGHDNAVSNIDNAGGAVRIKKGKSRSGSSVSPGAPEASARPMDKEHSK
- a CDS encoding alkene reductase: MNLFSPLTLGGIELPNRLIMAPLTRTRSGRDGVPTALMAEHYSQRASLGLIVSEGTYPSFAGQGFTGQPGLVTDEQIAGWKNVTDAVHAAGGRIVAQVMHAGRVTHPGTNGGREVVAPSAIAIDGVTRTYDGKQPFPVPHALTEAELPGVIDEFVAGSAAAMKAGFDGVELHGANGYLLHEFLSAESNQRTDSYGGTPENRARFVIEVYRAVAEAIGADRTGIRISPEHNVQGALETNPAEVLATYTALVEGIAPLKPAFLSILHQDPSDIMVQALRRSFGGPVLLNSGFGVITTREEAIGMMEDDLCDGVVVGRPAIANPDLVRRWQEDLPLNTPDPRTFYTDGAAGYTDYPAYADAV
- a CDS encoding dihydrofolate reductase family protein, which codes for MAGTIYYVAASQDGFIAQAPGPGEWLRTFAGAPEHAGAPEAEAHVAEFLAAAGAVAMGAETYRSFVADPGSWPFGSIPVWVFTHHEFPGISGADITFVRGDVAEFHPDILHDAGQRDVVLTGGGNLAGQFLDSGLVDELVVTVLPISPGSGRELAHVVEGIDPAGVKERSLGSAVLQRRYDLRR